The DNA segment TTTGGATAAAGCGGATTTCCTTGCCCCTCCAATGAGGTGGCTGCTTGCCTCTAACGGCATGGGCTACATGGAGGTGATCTATGACAAGGGTGGAGTGGTCAGAAAGGTCCCGCTTATCGCTTTGTGCAAGGGGAATTTCTACACCTCGCTCTCATTGACCCTGCTGCAGGCCGTAGAGGGACGCGAGGATATCGATCTACCGCGCAGTCGGGTTCTCACGCTGGGCAAAGAGGAGATCAGGCTCGCCGAAGGCTACGCCTATCGTATCCACTACACCTCAAACCTTGGGCATTTCACACGGGTTTCGGTATCGGCACTTCTGGGTGGAGAGGTAGCACCGGATACCTTTGCCGATAAAGTCGTCATAATAGGTTCCTCCTTCGAACCCTACGCAATGAGCGTACCCACGCCTGTAGACGGTGCCATGCCGAGGATGGTTCTTGTGGCGAATCTCTTGACAAACCTTATCCAGCGCAGGCAGGCGGCTCCGCCTAATATCGTGGCGACCTTCATCATAACCTTGCTACTTGCAGGGTTGGGGGCGTTTGCGATTATGATCCCCTGGCGCAAGTTTACACTTCCCGCTTTTGCAGTGCTTGTTGCAATCTTCTATATCGTAGTGGCCGTCTCGGCTGCAAACGGAACAAGAATCGCATTCTTTACACCACTTTTTGCATCCATCCTTGCGGTGGTGATCGGCGCATTTATCTATCACTATGCAGAGGGGAGGCGTCGCACCTATGTCAAACAGATGGTCGGGCAATACTTCCCCCCGAACCAGGAGAAGGCTTACATCGAGCGGTTCATGAATTTACCTTATCTGAGGGTCAATCGCGAGTCTGTGGTGATGGCTGTCTACCTGGATTTTCAAAAGAAGGAAAGGAGCCTAAAGGAGGCGCTTGCGAGCTTCGAGGAGTTCCGGTCCACGCTTCTTGAGATCACCCGTAAACATGAGGGTATCAGGGTGTCATTTACAGGCAACTCCAACAGGTTTCTTTTCACAGGTAAGGATTGCTGCGCCCAGGCGTGTCATGCCAGCCTTGAGATACGGCGTTTCTTTACCAACTTTAACGCCAGGTACGTAACCGAAGGCATAGGCGAGTTTAGCCTGGGTATCGGACTTGCCAGCGGCGAGACCTTTGTAAGCACCCTGGGCAAGGTGCCTCTTGTGGATCTGGCGGTGTTCGGGGAACCCCTCGTATGGGCGTGTCAGTTGGCGCTCACGAACTTCGAGCAAAAAACGAAGATGATCCTCATCGAAGATGGTGTTTTCAAACATCTACCTGCCGGCTCCAAGGCCGCCGAATTCGGCGAGCTTGAGATTGCCGGCCAGAAACACACGGTCTACGAGTATCTGCGTTGAGTCCTTACCGCGTTTCGCTTGAGGCCTACGAAGGGCCGGTTGATCTTCTTCTCTACTTCGTTCATCGGGACAAGCTGGATGTGCTTCGCATCCCGGTTGCCCGGCTGGCGGATGAGTTCATAGCCTACGTCCAGACTATGGGTGCGGATCTTTCCGAGCTTGCCGATTTCCTGCTCATGGCTTCTATACTCTTGCGCTGGAAGATGCGGGTGCTCTTGCGGGAGAGCATACAGTGGGAGGAAGAGGAGGTTCTCGAGCCGGTTACACTTTCGCGTATCCTTGCCGAGTTTGCCCGATATCGGGAGACAGCGGCGTTCCTCGAGGAGCGGCGTGAGCATAACCTGCGGCACTATCCCAGGGGGCAGAAGATCACGCCGGAAGGCGAGGGCAAGATCACCGAGCTTCTGCAATCCTTCAGCGTTCTTCTTGAGCGCGAGCGTCCGCGTCAGCCCATGCTTTTGACCCGTGACGACTGGACCATCGAGGAGGCCGGCGATTGGTTGATGGAAACCCTTGCCAGACAGGGGGAGTTTGAATTCTTTGCCACCATGCGCCAGCGGCAATCGAGTCTCTTTGACATGCTTATCCTGTTCCTGGCCGTACTTGAGCAGCTCAGGCTACGCACGGTCAAAGTCACCCAGTCCGAGCCTTTCGCGGATTTTGTGGTGGAATGTATCTCAAGGTGAGTTCCTGCGATCTTTTGCCCCTCGGGTAAAAGGAGCAATGTAGCACAGGCTCTCCAGCCTGTGTGCTTATCCCTTTTCAGAGGAAAGCGTGACAATCCATAGGGCGGGCCGACTTAAAAGTCGGCCCCTACGAAATTTTCCTATCGGGGAAGGGATTGACGCAAAGGGATCAAAAACGACCTGTAGGTTAGTTTCTTGTCTAGGATTGCGATCTTTTCTTCGCAGGAGAAAAGGAGCATCAATATCAGCAGATACGCGGCAGCTGCTCGCCTTCAAGGGTAAGAAGCGGGCGCTCGCTGCCCAGAAGCGTCTCAAGCCACAGCCCCTCAGGCTTTTCCCGCACCTCGCCTATCACTGCGGCTTCCTTGCCCAACTGTTCGACCCTCATAACTTCAAGCGCCCGTCCTGCATCATCCTTACGGACAACGGCGATCAGTCGCCCCTCGGAAGCCAGGTAGTAGGGATCAAGCCCCAAAAGCTCGGCTGTGCCCTTGACCGCCGGGTTGAAAGGAACATCTTGCTCCTTTATGATCATCCCCAATCCGGCGGCCGACGCCATCTCGTTCAGGGTGGTGGCCAGGCCACCCCTTGTCGGGTCGCGCATCGCCTTAACGTCAATATCCGTTTCGATTAATTTCTCTACAAGAGGCCAGATGGTTGCAACGTCGGATTCAATCTTGTGCTCGAACCCAAAATCCTCACGCGCCAGAAGCACCGCTGCCTCGTGGTCACCGATGGTGCCTGAAACAAGAATAGCATCACCCGGCTCGATTCGTTCAGGCGCAAATGTCTTGTCATGTTCCAATGTTCCATATCCGGTGGTGGTGATGTAGCAGTCGTCAACCTGGCCCTTCTCGATCACCTTGGTGTCGCCGGCAATAAGCTGGACTCCAGCTTTGTTTAACTCCTCGGCCATGGATTGCACGATTCGCTCAAGCGCTTCTATCTTCATCCCTGCGCGCAGAACGAAGCCCGCGGTCATAAAGCGCGGCCGCGCTCCCTTCACCGCGAGGTCGTTCAATGTCCCGCACACGGCAAGCTTACCGATATCCCCGCCAGGGAAGAACAAGGGGTACACTACGTGGCTGTCGGTTGTTAATGCTATTCGCCCCCTGTCTGAAGGCAGCTCTGCCGAGTCCTCCAACCGTTCTAGAATGGGGTTGCCCAGATACGTAAGGAAGAGTTCGCGTATGAGCCTTGCCGTCTTCCTGCCGCCCGAGCCGTGGGCCAAGCCTATTACGTTATCTTTCATATTTGTAGTAGGCCGAGCACGCGCCCTCGCTTGAAACCATACAGGGCCCTATTGGATTTGAAGTGGTGCAGGCTTCAGCAAACAAAGGACAGTCAGGCGGAATTATCTTTCCCAAAAGCACCTCTCCGCAGCGACAGCCCTTGGCATCTGCGGTTTCCTTATACTCCATAGGGGGCAAGGAGAGCTTGTGCTCCGCATCAAAATCCTTCCAGGCCTCTTTCAATTTCAATTCACTTTCAGGGATCGTTCCCAGCCCTCTCCACATCGAATCCTTTACATCACACATCCCTTCCATAATCTTGAGTGCTGCTTTGTTTCCCTCTTTGGTTACAACGCGCTTATATTGGATCTCAAGACAGGGCTCGCCCTCCTTGATCTGATCGGCTATCATCAGGATCGCTTGAAGGATATCCGCGCCCTCGAAGCCCGTAATCACACAGGGTCTTTTGAACTCATCTGCGAGGAACCGGTAAGGCTCTGAGCCTATCACCGCGCTCACGTGGCCCGGCAGTATGAGGCCTTCGATGGCCAGGTCGGG comes from the candidate division TA06 bacterium B3_TA06 genome and includes:
- the hypE gene encoding hydrogenase expression/formation protein HypE, with translation MKDNVIGLAHGSGGRKTARLIRELFLTYLGNPILERLEDSAELPSDRGRIALTTDSHVVYPLFFPGGDIGKLAVCGTLNDLAVKGARPRFMTAGFVLRAGMKIEALERIVQSMAEELNKAGVQLIAGDTKVIEKGQVDDCYITTTGYGTLEHDKTFAPERIEPGDAILVSGTIGDHEAAVLLAREDFGFEHKIESDVATIWPLVEKLIETDIDVKAMRDPTRGGLATTLNEMASAAGLGMIIKEQDVPFNPAVKGTAELLGLDPYYLASEGRLIAVVRKDDAGRALEVMRVEQLGKEAAVIGEVREKPEGLWLETLLGSERPLLTLEGEQLPRIC